The following coding sequences lie in one bacterium genomic window:
- the lexA gene encoding transcriptional repressor LexA: protein MEKLTAKQKKALQVIIKKTQEQGYPPTLKEITESLGASSRTTAVKYLNLLARKGYILWERNKARGIQVLGPQEGIGPEQGLPLIGTVTAGVPMLAEQNIERYIAVPRSLLRSGDPHFLLRVTGDSMTGAGILPNDLVVVRSQQDAEPGDVVVALIHGEATVKRLAVTATQRYLKAENPAYADIYPEGEWAVQGKVVALVREEVA from the coding sequence ATGGAAAAGTTGACAGCCAAGCAGAAAAAGGCGTTGCAGGTCATTATAAAAAAGACTCAGGAGCAGGGGTATCCGCCCACCCTCAAGGAGATAACTGAAAGTCTGGGGGCCTCGTCGCGCACAACCGCTGTCAAATATCTGAATTTATTGGCCAGAAAAGGATACATTCTATGGGAGCGCAATAAGGCACGCGGCATTCAGGTACTGGGGCCACAGGAGGGGATTGGTCCGGAGCAGGGTTTGCCGTTGATCGGCACGGTCACTGCCGGTGTGCCCATGTTGGCGGAGCAGAACATCGAGCGGTATATTGCTGTGCCGAGGTCTTTGCTGCGGTCCGGGGACCCGCATTTTCTGTTGCGGGTTACGGGTGACAGCATGACCGGTGCAGGAATTTTGCCGAATGACCTGGTGGTGGTGCGGTCGCAGCAGGATGCTGAGCCGGGCGATGTGGTGGTGGCTCTCATCCATGGTGAAGCCACGGTCAAGCGTTTGGCTGTAACTGCGACACAACGTTATCTGAAAGCGGAGAATCCGGCTTATGCGGATATTTATCCGG